ACCGGCCTGACGCTGTAAGCCGAGCAAAGCAGGGTTGCCGGTCAGGAAATTGATCACGGGGGCATAGTCCTGTACTCCTGTGACGAGTTTCGCAGTGTAGGGTTGTACGTACTGCTGATAGTCTTCGGGTGACAGACAACCTGCCCAGCTGTCGAAGATCTGCACGGCCTGACAGCCGGCGGCGATCTGTCGCTGCAGGTAGACAACCAGATTATCAACAAAACGATTCATCAACGCATCCCAGGCAGAGGGGTCGTTATACATCATCTGTTTGGTGCGGCGGTAGTTTTTGGAACTGCCCCCTTCAATGGCATAACTGGCAAGAGTAAAAGGACAGCCGGCAAAACCGAGCAGGGGAATGTCGGCAGGCAATTCCGCGCGAATGAGTTTGACAGCCTGGAAGACGAAGTCGAGGCAGTCCATGTCGGCGATATCGGTCAGGCGGTCAACCTGGGATGAATCCTGGATTGGATTGTGAATGACCGGGCCTTCCCCTTTGAGGTACTCCAGATCCAGGCCCATCGGTTCCAGAATCGGAAGCAGGTCGGCGAACAGGATGGCGGCATCGACGCCGAGCTCACGCTGTGCGGTGATTGTGACTTCTGCTGCCAGTTCGGGTGTTTTGCAGAGCTCTATGAAAGTCACTTTGTTACGGACTTCCATGTATTCGGGCAGATAACGACCCGCCTGACGCATGATCCAGATCGGCGTCGTATCGACGGGTTCGCGGCGGACCGCTTTCATAAAACGACTGTTCTGATAGCGGGCGGTCTCAGCCAGGGGGGCATCCATGTTTCTTCTTTCGGTTACAAATATTGGGTATTCAGCGATGTGAGGTGATTCTAACAGGATTCGCCGCGAACTGAAATTCAGCGCCGCGGAGTTTCCCGGAAACAGAGGAAAGCCAGATGAATCGTTCAGCCTTTTTGGGAGAGAATTTCGGGAGCCGCCTGCAGGGCATCTTTGACAAGCGGGCCCATTTTGGGAGGACTCGATTCAAAATCGACGGGCAGTCCGACTTCCTGCAGCGCTTCCGTACAGGCGGGACCGACCGAGGCGATCATCGTTTTAGACGCCGCCAGCAGCCAGTCTTCCTTGACCTGTTCTTCTTCAGCAATCTGCAGGACGTGTGTGATCTGCTGGGCGCTGGTAAACATCAGCACGTTATATTCTCCACGAATCGTCGCATGAACGGCATTGCGAAGACCGCTGGTATCGTCGGGTAAGGCCCAGCGATAGACGGCGATCGGCAGGACTTGCGCACCACGGTTACGCAGGGCTTCGTAGAATCCTTCGACCGGCTTCCCATATTCCTGCACAGCGATGTGTTTGCCTGTGACGGAAAACTTTTTTTCGTCTAAGACAGAAATAATCTCATGCCAGGTGTTAGGTTCGGGAGCGGAGTAGTTTATGGGAACTTCCCAGTTTCGCAGGACGACCGTTGGTTTCGGGCCACGCACAACGACGATGATTTTACGGAACGCATTCAAAACCTGTTCACGCGGGAAATAAAGCTCTGCTGCGTTGAGCAAGGCAGTCGCCCCCACGCCGGTCATAAACACGATCACATCAATCTCGCCTCGAAACAGTTTTTCGCAGAACGACTTGACCTGTTCGTTATCTTCCAGCGGGATTTCATCCATGGAGTGCACAAGTGTGGGAATTCCCTGGTTGCGTTCGATCAGGGAGGTCATGGCGTCGCTTTTACGACTTTCGAAACTGCAGACGTTTAAGGCGGATGGATTCATAGCGGATGCTTCAAATGGAATGAAAGGATCTCAGATTCAACACCCTGATTATAGACGCCATGGTAAGCACAGAAAATAGCCTCCTGTGGCTTTCTTAGTCAGATCTCGCTTTTCGCAACAGGACACGCTGCTACCTGGGCGTATTTAGCGGTGTCTTTACCTGACGAAATCCGGTGAGCCAGAGTCGGAAGTCGGCATCAATATCGGCCAGATCATCGATATTCAGCAGCTGTTTTAAGGTCTGCTCGCCCGTGGTATCGAATTCCTGGCTGGTTCTCAATTTGCGATAGAAGGGGGAAAGCAGCCGTTTCTGCTGCAGGTAAATACAGAAGTAGCGAGCGTAGGAATAGGTTAACGCTTCGCGTCTGGTATCGATTCTGACTTGCTCTACCAGGTTCGCCAGTGGAGGCAGCTGGTTACGATCCAGCGCGGAAAGCAGGAGCTGCCCACGCCAGTTGGAGATTCCCAGCAGTTGTGTCTGTTCGTCTGAAAACTCGCATTGCTCATGCAACGACGCCAGGCCTTCGTCAAACCATTCCGGCATGGCTGGAAAATCAATTTCTGCCAGTGCATGGGTCAGTTCGTGTCCGAGAGTTCCACTACCGGTGGAGAGATTGAGGACGATTCGCATGTCATTCGACTGGAAATAGCCGTAGTAGGATCCGGTTTTTCTCTGGTCGAGATCCCAGGCGACCTGCTGATAACGCTCTTCTGAGGAGAGTGCGACAACCGTAATCGGACGATCAGGGGGCCTATCGAAATAGGAAACATTCAACGCGTACTCAGTCGGAGAGATTGCTTTCTGATAGAGCGCGTCCAGTGTCGAGATTTCATAATCGCCGACAATGACATACGGAGTTTGAATCAGTACATTCACAGGAATGGAAATACGAGTTCTCAGCCAGGCCGCTTTGGTTTCACAGGCGGTCTGCAGACTCGCTTTCTGCTCGCGTGATTTGATTTCTGGTGGCGATTTGAAGGGCTCGGGAGGGCTGAGGCGTACCGCATTCGCAGAGGCTCTTCCTTCCTGAGCTCCAGAGAAGATCAGAAAATAAAAGCCCGTCATCAGGACAAATGGTCCTGCGATCAGTAATGCAATACGATGCAGAGACAAGCAACACTCACAATCAGACAGGCCCGGTGAAATTCACGAGGACCGGTTCTATAAAGTGACTCACGATTAATCGAGTAACGTTTAAGTATAGTTTGCTGCAGGTCGTATCACTTGAGCAAAGCCTGCGGGAATCTGGAAATAGTCGCAGGTTGACCATCCCGTGTGTGCATTATTCGACTTGATCGCCGTAAATTGCCCAGACATCACAATCGGCAGGGTATTGACAGACTGACGCATCTCTGTGGGACATCTTGACGCAAAAGAGGAGAGCTGAACGCCATTTAACGCCAAAAGCACATTAAGGCAGAGTAACAATCTGGTCGAAATCTTGTTATAATAGGTTTACTGATTATGATGGTTTCGAGGCTCGCGTCTTCAACTACACTGCTTATGAAATTTCCCACTCTAATGAGTCAACCTTCTCATTTTGAATCAAACTCCAACCGCTCTTTGACGCCGAGGCGGTCGCAGAGTCAGCAGTCACTAGCTCAGACCAGGCGGCCTTTATTTACCTCTGCCGAACTTCATGCACTAAAGACAGGAATGCACTGTACCATGTATCAATCGATGGGGGCACACCCGGACGAAGTTAACGGAATCGCTGGAACTCGTTTCGCTGTCTGGGCACCCAATGCACAGGAAGTCTGTATTGTTTGCGATCAGAACCACTGGAAACATGGCGAGTTTTATCTGAACTCCAGTGATGCAGGAGTCTGGTCCGGTTTTATGCCAGGCGTTTCGAGCGGAGACGCTTATAAATTCAGCCTGCGTGGCCAGAATGGAGAGTTTTTCGAAAAGTGCGATCCCTATGCGTTCTACTCAGAACTGCGTCCCAAGACCGCCTCGATTGTATACGACCTGGAGAACTATCCCTGGCAGGATGAACAATGGATCCAGAAACGGGCCGAAACCCAATGGCATGATCAGCCGATTACCATTTATGAAGTTCACCTTGGTTCGTGGAAACGCCCTAAAGATGGTCGCCAGTTTTTTACCTACCGCGAACTGGCGAAGCAGTTGGTCGAATATGTCCAACAAATGGGCTACACCCACATTCAGTTAATGCCGATCACGGAACATCCATTTGATGGCTCCTGGGGTTATCAGACGACCGGCTATTTTGCGCCGACCAGTCGCTTCGGCAGTCCTCATGATCTGATGTACTTCGTCGATTACTGTCACCAGGCAGGCATCGGGGTCTTATTTGACTGGGTGCCCGGCCATTTTCCCACTGACGGTCATTCACTGGGTCGTTTTGATGGCACTTGCCTGTACGAACATGCCGACCCACGGAAAGGATTTCACCCGGACTGGGGAACCTACATCTTCAACTATGGACGGAATGAAATCAGGGACTTCCTGCTGTCCAGCGCTCATTTCTGGATTGATAAATATCACTTCGATGGTCTGCGCGTCGATGCGGTGGCTTCAATGCTCTACCTGGATTATTCGCGTAAGGAAGGGGAATGGTTGCCGAACCCGCAAGGCGGACGCGAAAACCTGGAAGCCATCCAGTTCCTGAAAGATGCGAATATCAGTCTGCACGGAGAATATCCGGGCATCCTGACGATCGCAGAGGAATCCACATCCTGGGGCGGTGTGTCTCACCCGGTCTATAATGGCGGACTGGGCTTTAACATGAAATGGGATATGGGCTGGATGAATGATACGCTGCGCTATATGCATTTCGACCCGATCTACCGCTCACACCATCAAGGCGAACTCTCTTTCCGCATGATTTATGCTTTCACGGAAAATTTTGTACTGCCGCTCTCGCATGATGAAGTGGTACACGGCAAACGCGCATTAATCTCACAAATGCCGGGTGACCTGTGGCAGCAGTTTGCCAATCTGCGACTACTCTATGGCTATCAATACACAATGCCAGGCAAAAAACTGCTGTTTATGGGAGGTGAACTGGCGCAGTGGGAAGAATGGAACCACGACCAGGAACTGGACTGGAAGCTGATCGGCCTTGAAAAACATGATGGCATCCGTCGCCTGATCGGAGACTTGAATCATTTATACCGTTCAGAAAAAGCGCTTTACGAAACAGATTTTACGCCGGAGGGCTTTGCCTGGATCCAGTGTGATGATTCCAAGAACAGCGTATTTGCTTTCCAGCGTACTGCGACCGATACAGAAGAGCACGTGATTGTGGTTGCTAATTTCACGCCGGTTCCCCGCGATGGATACCGCATTGGTGTTCCCAAACCAGGCTTTTACCACGAAATCATTAACAGTGATGCCAAGATTTACGGTGGTTCGAATATGGGGAATGCTGGCGGAGTCTATAGCGAGAAAATCAGCAGCCACGGCATGAGTCACAGCATAACGCTCAATCTGCCACCACTGGGTTTACTCATCATGAAACCTGTGTCGACTCCACAAAAACCGGCTAAAAAGATAGCGGAATAATTGGAACACCGGGGGGGAAATTCTTACCAGAAAAGACTGGTAAATGAAGATGAACCTCTATATGATGGATGTTTCAGTCGTTGCTTGACACGACTAAAAAAAGGACGCCGCTGAGTGTATAGGCGCTCGCCCAAACAGTCCCAACAAGGGAAAGTTCGGCTATACTCCCCAGCAGCGTATCCTTTGGTGAAGTTCAAGTCAGACAGTAGAAGTTGCTCTTTTCCCTGTCTGTAATTACTCTTAAGCAAACGTCGTACCAGCTATCAGTGCGCCTCAGAAAGATATTCGTAAGTCATTCGCCAGATATCACTTATGACATAAAATAAAATTCTGTGGAGACCGACGATGCTTCATTTTCTTTAAAAATGCCTTCCTGAAGGGCATTTTGCTGCTTAGATAAACAGCAGCATGGCACAAAGAATCAGCCCCATTTTCCGATAGTCATCATTTCAAAAATCGTCTAATATAAAAGACACAG
The sequence above is a segment of the Gimesia algae genome. Coding sequences within it:
- the hemE gene encoding uroporphyrinogen decarboxylase, which encodes MDAPLAETARYQNSRFMKAVRREPVDTTPIWIMRQAGRYLPEYMEVRNKVTFIELCKTPELAAEVTITAQRELGVDAAILFADLLPILEPMGLDLEYLKGEGPVIHNPIQDSSQVDRLTDIADMDCLDFVFQAVKLIRAELPADIPLLGFAGCPFTLASYAIEGGSSKNYRRTKQMMYNDPSAWDALMNRFVDNLVVYLQRQIAAGCQAVQIFDSWAGCLSPEDYQQYVQPYTAKLVTGVQDYAPVINFLTGNPALLGLQRQAGGQVFGVDWRINLADAWEIFGPDVAIQGNMDPIALYADLPVLKQKAKAVLDAAAGRNGHIFNLGHGVMPDMNPDHVKALVEMVHELGTR
- a CDS encoding uroporphyrinogen-III synthase; its protein translation is MNPSALNVCSFESRKSDAMTSLIERNQGIPTLVHSMDEIPLEDNEQVKSFCEKLFRGEIDVIVFMTGVGATALLNAAELYFPREQVLNAFRKIIVVVRGPKPTVVLRNWEVPINYSAPEPNTWHEIISVLDEKKFSVTGKHIAVQEYGKPVEGFYEALRNRGAQVLPIAVYRWALPDDTSGLRNAVHATIRGEYNVLMFTSAQQITHVLQIAEEEQVKEDWLLAASKTMIASVGPACTEALQEVGLPVDFESSPPKMGPLVKDALQAAPEILSQKG
- the glgB gene encoding 1,4-alpha-glucan branching protein GlgB is translated as MSQPSHFESNSNRSLTPRRSQSQQSLAQTRRPLFTSAELHALKTGMHCTMYQSMGAHPDEVNGIAGTRFAVWAPNAQEVCIVCDQNHWKHGEFYLNSSDAGVWSGFMPGVSSGDAYKFSLRGQNGEFFEKCDPYAFYSELRPKTASIVYDLENYPWQDEQWIQKRAETQWHDQPITIYEVHLGSWKRPKDGRQFFTYRELAKQLVEYVQQMGYTHIQLMPITEHPFDGSWGYQTTGYFAPTSRFGSPHDLMYFVDYCHQAGIGVLFDWVPGHFPTDGHSLGRFDGTCLYEHADPRKGFHPDWGTYIFNYGRNEIRDFLLSSAHFWIDKYHFDGLRVDAVASMLYLDYSRKEGEWLPNPQGGRENLEAIQFLKDANISLHGEYPGILTIAEESTSWGGVSHPVYNGGLGFNMKWDMGWMNDTLRYMHFDPIYRSHHQGELSFRMIYAFTENFVLPLSHDEVVHGKRALISQMPGDLWQQFANLRLLYGYQYTMPGKKLLFMGGELAQWEEWNHDQELDWKLIGLEKHDGIRRLIGDLNHLYRSEKALYETDFTPEGFAWIQCDDSKNSVFAFQRTATDTEEHVIVVANFTPVPRDGYRIGVPKPGFYHEIINSDAKIYGGSNMGNAGGVYSEKISSHGMSHSITLNLPPLGLLIMKPVSTPQKPAKKIAE